AAGCCGGTGCTGCTCTATGATTTGAAATGCAGCGGCAGCCAAGCCTATCTGAAATTGGCGTCCGAAGTGATCCAGCGTGAGAGGCTCCTGCGCGCCGCATGAGACTCTACACAAATGGCTGGGGCCCCGAGCCCGGCCGAATCCACAACTCATCAACAACGGATAAATCAATGAAACCCTCGGCCATGGCAGATGAAACGCGTCCCCGGCTCGGTCGTGGATTAGCCGCTTTGATCGGCGAATCCGGCGAGGAGGCGGGCGCCGTCCAGCGCGCGCGCGGCCAAAAGAAAATTCCGATCGAGTTTTTGCGGCCCAATCCGCGCAATCCGCGCCATCAATTCGATGAAGGCGAATTGCAGGAATTGGCAGATTCGATCGCGGTCAAAGGGATCATTCAGCCGATCCTCGCGCGCACCGTGCCGGGCGTCGCGGATGCTTATGAAATCATCGCGGGCGAGAGACGTTGGCGCGCGGCGCAGCGCGCAGGCCTGCATGAGGTGCCGATCCTCACCATCGAGGCCGACGACAAGCAGGCGCTCGAAATTGCCATTATCGAAAATGTGCAGCGCGCCGATCTCAATGCGCTCGACGAAGCCCTGGGCTATGAGCGGCTCGGCAGTGAATTCAATTATTCGCAAGGCGATCTCGCCAAGGTCATCGGCAAGAGCCGTAGCCATGTCGCCAATATGCTGCGGCTTTTGAAACTGCCCGAAAAGACGAAAGCGTTTTTAGCGGAAGGCAAGCTCTCTGCCGGTCATGCGCGTGCGCTTTTGGCGATCGCCGATCCCGATGCTTTGGCCGAAAAAATTTCGAGCCAAGGTCTGTCGGTGCGCGATGTCGAACGCATCGGGCAAAAGGAAGCGCAGCACGCCGAGCCGGCGCGCGGCGAGAAGCCAGCGGCGAAAGAAAAAGATGCCGACACGCGGGCGCTTGAAAAAAGCCTGTCCGATGATCTCGGATTGTTTGTCGCGATCAGCCACAAAGGCGAGAAGGGCGAAGTGCGGATCCGCTTCAATTCGCTCGATCAGCTCGAGGCGCTCTGCGCAAAACTAAAGGCCGGCGGGTAGCGTTCATCCATTCGTGGATGGCCGTGACAAGCACGGCCATGACGAAACGCATCGCTGATGGCTTGGGTCAGTCGCTGCCGGCTTGCGAATAGCGCTGGCTCAAAAGCGCCGACTCGACCGATGACCAATCTTCCTGCTGACCGAGCTCGCTGCTCGAATGAATCGACAGAAGTTCGGAGAGACGATTGCGGGCGCGATTGACGCGGCTTTTCATCGTGCCAACGGCGCAGCCGCAAATCTGCGCGGCTTCTTCGTATGAAAGCCCCGAAGCGCCGATCAGGATCAAGGCCTCGCGCTGGTCCGTCGGCAATTGCTGCAAGGCCGCGCGGAAATCCAGAAGATCCATATGCCCGTTTTGCGCAGGAGCCGTAGCCAGTTTGGCTGCGATCGCGCCATCGGAATCGGCAACCTCGCGGCGCCTCTTGCGATATTCCGAATAATAGATGTTGCGCAGGATCGTGAAGAGCCAGGCCGGCAGGTTGGTGCCCTCGACGAAGGAGCCGAGATTGCTCCATGCCTTAACCAGCGTTTCCTGCACAAGATCGTCGGCACGATCTGGATTGCCGCATAGCGAAACCGCGAAAGCACGCAGGTTCGGAATGACGGCGATCAGATCTGCCTTCATCTGCGCGCTGGTCGTGGATGCGGTTTCGGTCTGCACACCAGTCACTTGGGGTCCTTTTCGAGTTCCCTCAAGAGGTCGAGAAAGCGGTCGGGGACGGGTTGAGCCAACACATCGTTGTAAACGCTGCGTAATTGGCGTCCAATTTGTTCTCCGATGGCTTGCTTTTCGGCGGGTTTCTTGGCGCGTACCGATGCCGGAATGCGCGAAAGAGGATCGCCATTGGGCGAATTGTCCTGGCAGACTGCCGCCGCTTCGACTTGTTGATCCCAGTGGGGCTTGGTTTTCAGCGCTGAAGACTGGCCACTTACTGTTCCCGCTTTCGCCACGGAGGCCCCCTTGCTCGCCTTCGTTTTTTCTTCCATCGATCCTCCAAGACCCGTGCAGTTACGCTACGCCCCGCACCGATTTCCCCGGAGCAGAAGAAAAACCAATCATTCAGAAAATTCTAAACAACTGTGCTCAAACGAATTTGTCTGGCGAAAGTTCCAACGAAGGGAACCAATTTCGTTTTGCCGAATTTTCGTGCCAAGCTAAGTACATAGGTCGAACCTCAAGGGGCATATGTAGCCAATGTCGATTTCCCAGGCCATTTCCGCACATATTCCTTATCTACGCCGGTTTTCGCGGGCTCTCACAGGAGATCAAGCGGGCGGAGACGCCTATGTTCTTGCCACGTTAGAAGCCATTGTCGCGGACTCGTCGGCTTTCACTGCGACAGCCGATGTCAGGACGACGCTCTATAACATGTTCCTGAAGGTTTGGGGCTCGGTTTCTCTCAACAATCATACCGACCAGATTGAGTTTTCCAAGGACGAAGAAGGCGCGCGCCGCAGTCTCGAAGCGATCTCGCTGCGGCCGCGGATCGCTTTTCTCCTGAGCTCTCTCGAAGGCTTCGAAACCGAAGAGGTTGCGCGTGCGCTCGACTGCACGCCAGCGGAAGCGACCGCGCTCATCGATACGGCGGGCAAGGAAATCGCCACTCAAATTCGGACCGATGTTTTGATCATCGAAGACGAGCCTTTCATCGCACTCGACCTGCAGACGCTGGTTGAAGAATTGGGTCACAAGGTCGTCAATGTCGCGCGCACGCATCGCGAGGCGGTCGAGGCCGTCAAGGATATCAGGCCGGGGCTCATCCTCGCCGATATTCAGCTTGCCGATGGAAGCTCGGGGCTTGAAGCGGTCAATCAGATCCTCGCCAGTTTTTCCGTGCCGGTCATTTTCATCACGGCTTATCCGGAGCGTTTTCTGACGGGCACGCCGCCGGAACCCGCCTTCCTCATCACCAAGCCTTTTGGTGTCGACAGTCTGAAAGCGGTGATCAGCCAGGCGCTGTTCTTCGATCGGAAATCGCATCGCAAGGACGAACCGGAAGCGCGCGACGCCCTGGTTTGATCCGGCTGAAATCTTGTTCTCGCAAAGAGATAAACCTCCGGGTGTCGGCCCGGAGGTTTTTTATGCGGATTTTTTCTGCGCCCAATCGAAAGGCAGTTTCAGATTGGCCATGCGGCCAATTAAAAATCCGCAGACGATTGCAAATCCGACGAGCGTCAAGGGCGGCAGGGTTTTGGCCAATTCGGCGCCGGCGAGCAGCGCCATTTCTTCGCGCTTCCAGCCGAGGGCGCGCAGAATCTCGACATAGGGCACGATGGCCTCTGCGATCACCGCTGCGCGGTCTTCCTCGTCCCTCGCATTTTCCGGGCTTGCATTTTCTTGACGCTGGCTTTTGACGCCGTCTGTTTTGGCTTCCTTCGATACGTCGCGCGGCTTTTCATTGCCGCCGTAGATAGCGAATAAAAGCGCGCCGACGGCTATGACGAGATAGAGACCGGCGACCGCGAGAGCGGCGATCAGCGGACCTGCGAGCTGATCGATCCAGATGAAGAAGGCCGCAGTCAGAAAGATCGCGGCGACCAGCAAAGCGATGAGGGCAACGAGAAAAAGCGCCGCCTTCATCAGAAGGCGGGCGCCTTTGCGTTGCAACGGGAGAATGATTGACTGCTGGACGAGCCCCCGAAGTCCAAAGTTCATTTGCGCGAGCGGCTCAACAGTCCAATCAGAATGCCGGCGCCGATCGCGACGAAAATGGCGGTCAGAGGATTGCGCTCGATCGTGCTTTCGAGATCCGAGCTGATGGCACCGACGCGGTCCTGGGCGTCGGCGGCCGTATCCGAAATTTTCCGGCGTGTGGAATCGATGGCGCCGAGCATGGAATCGGCGGTGCTCGTTGCTTGCGACCGTACGAGGTCGGTGACCGATTGCGTCAGTTTGGTGATGTCATCACGCAGCGCGGCGAGATCGGCGGTGAAATCTTGTGTGGCTTCTTCAATAGGTTTTGTCATCTGCATGTTCCAACTCCTTGAGCGTGGTGATGAGGATCGAATTGCGGCTGCTTGACAGGTCATGATCTGAAACGTGCGGAAACAAAAACAGAGGGCTGATGGCCACGGCGATTTCCTCTGTCATTCATCCACGCAGATTCGACCTTGCACGTTACAGGATGATGTAGGTGCTATCGGATTGACGGCTTAACGTGGCGCTTGATGCGGAGTTCCTTGAGCCTCGATGCTTCCGGCAAAATCTCATGAGCCGAATTGCGAGAGCCTTTGTTCGATGAAGCAAAGCCCGTCTACAATTGTCCATCACGGCCGGCGGAGCCTTGATTCAAATCACTTGAGCCAAAATCACTTGAGCCAGGGTTGCTTGGGGCCAAAAGCCCAAGCGCAAGATTGAAATTGAAGGCCCGAGGTCAAAACCGAGGAAGTCGCGGCGGTTCCGCTTTGGTGGAGTTCAAGCTCCAGTCGGCCAGACAGAACACAATCCAATTTCTTGGACTAAAATAATAATGCATGAGCTTAGCGGGTCCCACGCAACTCTTTCTGCCATGATCCTAGAGCTGCATATGATCTCTCAAGTCGATCAAGCCATTTATATTCTAAGTATAAATACGTAAATTATCGATCACGAGACCTATTCTAACTGAAAACGGTGGTATTTTACCGGATACATTCTAGATTCGGGCCGGCTTTGCCCTGACTTTAAATCTGGAACCTTCGCTTGACCTTTTCGTTATGCTCCCAGGTAGTTCTCTGCTGAGGCTAGGCATTACAATGGACACGGTCAAAAAGGTCAGATCAAGTCGAGGCTTCGCTTCGATGGATCCTGAAAAGCAGCGCGCGATTGCGCGCAAAGGGGGCGAAAGCGTGCCCCATGAGAAGCGCAGCTTTTCGCAAAATCCCGAGCTGGCGGCGCAAGCCGGTCGCAAGGGAGGGCAAAGCGTCAGCCCGACGAAACGCAGCTTTTCTCAGAATCACACGCTGGCCTCTGAAGCCGGCCGCAAGGGCGGGCACGCGTCGCATGGCGTCGCGCGCAAGGCCGTCGAGGAAGCATAAGCTTCTGAAGCTTGCGTGATGCGCAAATAGCGCCGGTGGCGTTCTATAACGCCGCCGGCCGCATATCTGTGTTTAGACTTCGGTTGGGTGTGGTGTGGTGGCGGCGTCTTCCGAATCCGGTGAGCGGCGGCTCCCATGCGAGGAATGGCCACCTTTGCGGCCGGCTTCCGACGCCAATTGATGGTTCTGCGAAAAACTGCGTTTTTCGTTCGGAACGCTACGTCCGCCTTTGCGGGCGATTTCGCGTTGTTTCTCCGCGTTCATCGACGCAAATCCGCGAGCCGAAGTCTTCCTGTTCTCTACCATTCCGGTCTCCTCATCGACAATCGTCAGGCTAACCGTCAAATCCACAGACGGTTCCCTCACGAGAGTTTGCGGTTGCGAAGAGAGTTCAGGTCCTTGCCTAGGCCATAAGAGAGCGAAATATATCTAGCCCGCCGCAGTCGCCTCGTAGAGCCGGCATCTGGCTGCGAGCACGATCTCGCCCCGGGTTTCATCGTAGGAAAGCTGAAGCGCTGCGGCGAGTTTTTCCCGCACTTTCAGACGCGTCGTTTCGTCGGCGTTGCGCAGCAAGGCGGCGACGGGTCCCGATTCTAGCGCGAGACAAAGCGCATCTTCCAATGCCGATTGGGCGCGATCGCCGGCGTAGGCGGATGCTTGGCCCAAACGAAGCGGTACCTCGACCGATCGCGCGGCGGCATTGGCAAAACCCGCCTCCCCCAAAATGGCTTGGACGCGCTGAGTATCGGCGAAAGCGAAGGGTCCTGGAGCACCATCCGGCAATGGCGGCGGCGGATCGATCAGCTGATGCACGGCTGCGAGCGGCACCTTGATCCAGGGATTGTCGTCGAGCGCCGCCCAGCACAGAATCGCGAGGCGGCCGCCTGGTTTCAGAGCCCGCCTGATATTGGTGAAAGCAACGACGGGATCGGCAAAAAACATGACGCCGAAGCGCGACATCACCAGATCGGCTCGCGGTTCGAAGCGATGCAGCATGGCATCCGAAAGAGACCATTCGATACGCCCCATGCCGGGCTCCGCCGCACGCCATTCAGCCTCACGGGCCTTGGCGCGTTCGAGCATGGGTGCCGAAATATCGATGCCGCGGATATAGCTTTGCGCGCCGCAGGCTTTGGCAACTCTCAGGGTCAGATCGCCGCAGCCGCAGCCTATGTCGAGGATCGATTCGCCTGGCTTTGCCGCCGCTGCCGATAGCAATATGGCGGTGAGAGGTTCGAAGAGCCGGTCGAGACGGGCTTGAAGACGCGTCCAGATCTCGCCGCCGCGTCCGTTCCAAAGTTCGATCTGCGCGGCATTGAGGCTTGCGGTTTCAGGTTCCATGCCGCTCTGCTTAACAAGGTTTTGCGGCGCTGCGGCGGCAGAACCGGCTTCACGCCCGCCGAACCCGCCGTTGCGCCGTGCCCCCGGCCCGTTTATAGAGTGGCCCACCGGTTTCTCCGACACCCCTGGAGGCAAGAACCGGACGGCCGCAGCTGCGGCCATATTCAATCAAAGGACACCACCATGGCTGAGACGAAAATGCTCGCGGCCGCGGTGCGCGACGGGATAGGCAAGGGGGCCGCCCGTAGCGTTCGCCGTGAGGGCCGCATTCCAGGCGTCATATATGGCGGCGGCGATGCCGCCGAACCGATCGCGCTCGATTACCGCGAAGTGAATAAGCTGATCTATGCCGGACATTTCCTCACGACGATTTTCGAAATCGACGTCGATGGCAAGAAACAGCGCGTGATCCCGCGCGACTATCAGCTCGATCCGATCAAGGATCAGCCGCTGCATGTCGATTTTCTGCGGTTGAAGCCGGGCGCCAGCCTGCGCGTGCATGTGCCGCTGCATTACATCAATCAGGAAACCTGCCCCGGCATCAAGAAGGGCGGTACGCTGAACATCGTGCGCCACGATCTCGACATGCGGGTGCCGGCGGACAATATCCCGGATGCGATCATCGCCGATCTTGCAACGCTCGACGTCGCGGAATCGATGCGCATTTCGAGCATTCCCTTGCCGGAAGGCTGCAAGCTGATGTCGGCGGAGCGCGATTTTACGATCGCGACGATCGTGCCGCCTGTGGTTGTAGCGGAAGATCCGGCCGCCGCAGCCGCAGCCGCCGCGAAGGCCAAAGGCGGCAAGGGCGGCAAGGCCCCTCCGAAGGCTGCCGCCGCGCCTGCGGCCGCTGCGAAGCCGGCCGCCAAGAAGAAGTAAGACATGCTCGGCGGGCTCCCTGACCAAAGAGAGCGCGCCGATTCCATTCAAAAACCCTCGTGCTTCGAGACGCAGCTCCAATAGGAGCTGCTCCTCAGCATGAGGGTTTTGATAAAACCAAGCCACTTGCCCCTCACCCTGAGGAGCGCGCAAAGCGCGTCTCGAAGGGCGAGAGTCAAGCGAATGGGCCTAAAAGCCTTAGGCGGCGCCATGCTTCTTTTCGTCGGCCTCGGCAATCCGGGCAGGGCCTATCACATGAACCGGCACAATATCGGTTTCATGGCCGTGGACGCGATTGCCCGCGTTCATAATTTTCCGCCGTTCAAATCGCGTTTTCAGGGCCAGGTCAGCGAGGCGCCGATCAATGGCGAAAAAGTGCTGCTGTTGAAGCCCGAAACCTTCATGAACGACTCTGGCCGGTCGGTCTCCGATGCCACGCATTTTTATAAATTGAGCCCGCGCGAAGTCGTGGTCTTTCACGACGAGCTCGATCTTGCGCCGGGCAAGGTGCGGGTGAAGAAGGGCGGCGGCAATGCCGGCCACAACGGCCTGCGTTCGATCACCGAGCGTTTCAACAACGACTATCGCCGCGTACGCCTCGGCATCGGCCATCCGGGTGACAAAGCCCGCGTGCATGATTATGTGCTCGGCAATTTCCCGCAGGTCGAGCAGTTATGGGTCGAGGCTCTCTGCGGGGCCGTCGCCAAAAATGTCGGCGAGCTTGTCGAAGGCGACGATGCGACATTTCAGAACAAAGTCTATCTCGCCATGGAGAGCGCGGGCTTCACGTCCGAGGGGCTTTTTTAAATTATGAATACGGCGTCATGCGCGAGCTTGACCCGCGCATCCAGGCGCGATGGTCAATCGAAGAGATAGCTGCTTGGATGCCCGGATCAAGTCCGGGCATGACGATCGATCGAGGATGAATTATGGGCTTTAAATGCGGCATCGTCGGTCTGCCCAATGTCGGCAAATCGACCCTCTTCAATGCGCTCACGCAGACGGCTGCGGCGCAAGCGGCGAATTATCCTTTCTGCACGATCGAGCCTAACGTCGGCGACGTCGCCGTGCCGGATTCTCGGCTTGAGACCTTGGCTGAAATCGCCCATTCGAAAGAGATCATCCCGACGCGGCTGACCTTCGTCGACATCGCGGGGCTCGTGCGCGGCGCCTCCAAGGGCGAAGGCCTCGGCAATCAGTTTCTCGCAAACATCCGCGAATGCGATGCGATCGCCCATGTCGTGCGCTGTTTCGAGGATTCCGACATCACCCATGTCGAAGGCAAGATCGCACCCATCAACGACATCGAGACGATCGAGACTGAGCTGATGCTCTCCGATCTCGAAAGCCTGGAGAAACGCGCAAGCGCGCTCGAAAAGAAAGCCAAGGGCGCCGACAAAGAGGCTAAGGAACTCTTGGATCTGATGATGCGCTGTCTCGTGCTGCTGCGCGAGGGCAAGCCGGCGCGTCTTGCCGAAGTGAAGCCGGAGGAGATGAAGACCTTCAAGGGCCTCGGGCTTTTGTCGTCGAAGCCGGTGCTCTACGTCTGCAATGTCGAAGAGTCGGCTGCCGACAAAGGCAATAACTTCTCGGCGGAAGTGCTAAAGCGCGCCGCCGAAGAAGGCGCGGTCGCGGTCATCGTCTCAGCCAAGATCGAAAGCGAGATCGCGGTTCTCCCGCCGGACGAGCAGAAGGAATATCTCGAAGCCGTCGGTCTCGAAGAACCGGGCCTCAATCGCGTCATCCGCGCCGGCTATCAGCTCCTGGGGCTGATCACTTATTTCACCGTTGGTCCGAAAGAGGCCCGCGCCTGGACGATCCCGCAAGGCACCAAGGGCCCGCAGGCAGCGGGTGTCATCCATACGGATTTCGAAAAGGGCTTCATCCGCGCCGAGACGATCGGCTGCGACGATTACATCGCGTTCAAGGGCGAGTCCGGCGCACGCGAGGCGGGCAAATTCCGGCTCGAAGGCAAGGATTATGTCGTCGAGGACGGCGACGTGATGCATTTCCGGTTTGCGAATTAACGCACTAGCCTGTTCGAGTGGGTGCCGACGGCGGATGACAAGGCGGAGACATATTTTCTCCCGCATCCCAGCCTGGGAAACGTCGTCGGCAAATGCAGCGATGTAATTTTTTTTAAGGTTTGTAAGCCACTATCGACTCAAACGAAAACTCATTCGTCTGGGTCATCGCAATGTCATTTTCCGATACGTCTTCATTTGCCCGCGGGTCTGACTCGCTCGAAGTCCGCAGTCCCTTATGGAAACGCCTGGCGGCGATCGGATCGGGCACCGTGTTTCTCGCCTGCGCTGCGATCGGCACTTTGTCTTGGGTCATGCAGTCGAACATGGTCGATCATGCGATCGAGACCGAACTGACCCGAGCTGGAAGTTCGGTCTTCGATGCCCTTGGCGCTCAAAACCGCACGGCGGCCAGCGTCGCGGCAACAATCGCGGGCGAACCGGGTATCGCCGAGTTGGTCGCCGCCGGCGCCCGTGAAGACTTGATACAGCGTTACATCAATGCTCTGCCAATTCTTAAGAACGACGCGAACCTCCAGCTGGTCACCTTCGCCAAGGCGCCGGGTGTCGTTGTCGCGCGTATACAGACCCCTAACGATTTCGGTGACGACCTGACACAGCGCCGTCGAATGATCGTCGAGGCGCTCCGTCAGGGGAAAACCATGGTCGGCATTGAGCCGGCGCGCAGCGGGGCGCTGAGCACTTTCGCGACGGTTCCCCTCATCACTGCCAAGGGGGTTGTCGGTACTGTCGATGTCGGCACGCAATTGACCGATGCTTATTTCGAGCGGGTGAAAAAGACCAATAACGTCGATCTCGCCATCCAGATCGACGCGGATGGTCAGTTCCATACGCAAAATGCGACCTTCGCGGCGAAGACATATCTGACGCCCGAGGAGGCCCGGTCGGCTATCGATGGACACGAGATCCAGAAGATCGTGAACGAGGGCGGCAGAAGCCTCGCGGTCACGGCGCTTCCATTGCCGGATTTTTCCGGCCGCAAAATCGGCCTTCTCGAATTGGTCGACGATGTCTCGGCGATCGTCGGCCGGGGCCGTACGACCCTTCTGGTGACGATTGTAGGCTCCGCGCTGATCGCCGCTCTGTCGCTCGTCTTGTTCGTCATATTCGCCATTTCGCTATCGCGGCCGATCCGCAATCTGACGCTCACGATGCGCCGGCTGGCGTCCGGCGATCTTCAATCGCCGATCGAAGGCCAGGGGCGGCCCGACGAGATTGGCGCCATGGCCGCCGCGGTCCAGGTTTTCAAGGACAATGCCGTGGCCCTGGAACAGGCGACCGCCGATCGCGAACGCATGGAAACGGCTTCCGATACAGACCGGCGCCGCAACGAGGCGGAACGGCAAAGTCTCGCACGCCAGCAGGAAGAGGTTGTGCAGGCTTTAGCCGCGAGCCTCGAACGTCTGTCCGAAGGCGATCTGACCTCCAATATCGATGCGGCTTTCGCGCCTGAATATGAAAAACTCAAGGATGATTTCAACCGCGCTGTTTCGCGGCTGCGCCAGACGATGAAGGTCATCGCCGAAACCACGCAGGGCATCAGATCGGGTACGGGTGAGATCGCTCAGGCCTCCGACGATCTGTCGCGCCGCACCGAACAGCAGGCCGCGAGCCTTGAAGAGACGGCCGCTGCGCTCGATGAAATCACGGCGACTGTCCGGAAATCGGCGGAAGGCGCAAGCCATGCCCGTCAGGTGGTTGGCGCTGCCGATGAGGACGCGAAAAAGAGCGCGGTCGTGGTTCGCGAGGCAGTTCAAGCCATGGAGGGCATCGCCAAATCGGCGCAGCAGATCAGCCAGATCATCGGCGTCATCGACGAAATCGCGTTTCAGACCAATCTGCTCGCCTTGAACGCGGGGGTCGAGGCGGCGCGCGCGGGTGACGCAGGCCGTGGCTTCGCGGTCGTCGCTTCGGAGGTGCGGGCGCTGGCGCAGCGTTCGGCCGAAGCCGCGAAAGAGATCAAGAGCCTGATTTCGACTTCGACCACGCAGGTCGATCATGGCGTCAAGCTCGTCGCCGAGACCGGCAAGGCGCTGGAACGTATCATGACCCAGGTGAACGACATCAATGCTGTCGTCGCCGAGATCGCGACCGGGGCCAGAGAGCAAGCGACCGGCCTTGCCGAGGTCAACACGGCCATCAATCAAATGGATCAGGTGACGC
The Methyloferula stellata AR4 DNA segment above includes these coding regions:
- the pth gene encoding aminoacyl-tRNA hydrolase; protein product: MLLFVGLGNPGRAYHMNRHNIGFMAVDAIARVHNFPPFKSRFQGQVSEAPINGEKVLLLKPETFMNDSGRSVSDATHFYKLSPREVVVFHDELDLAPGKVRVKKGGGNAGHNGLRSITERFNNDYRRVRLGIGHPGDKARVHDYVLGNFPQVEQLWVEALCGAVAKNVGELVEGDDATFQNKVYLAMESAGFTSEGLF
- a CDS encoding phage holin family protein, producing the protein MNFGLRGLVQQSIILPLQRKGARLLMKAALFLVALIALLVAAIFLTAAFFIWIDQLAGPLIAALAVAGLYLVIAVGALLFAIYGGNEKPRDVSKEAKTDGVKSQRQENASPENARDEEDRAAVIAEAIVPYVEILRALGWKREEMALLAGAELAKTLPPLTLVGFAIVCGFLIGRMANLKLPFDWAQKKSA
- a CDS encoding general stress protein; protein product: MVENRKTSARGFASMNAEKQREIARKGGRSVPNEKRSFSQNHQLASEAGRKGGHSSHGSRRSPDSEDAATTPHPTEV
- a CDS encoding sigma-70 family RNA polymerase sigma factor; the encoded protein is MKADLIAVIPNLRAFAVSLCGNPDRADDLVQETLVKAWSNLGSFVEGTNLPAWLFTILRNIYYSEYRKRRREVADSDGAIAAKLATAPAQNGHMDLLDFRAALQQLPTDQREALILIGASGLSYEEAAQICGCAVGTMKSRVNRARNRLSELLSIHSSSELGQQEDWSSVESALLSQRYSQAGSD
- a CDS encoding response regulator, with the translated sequence MSISQAISAHIPYLRRFSRALTGDQAGGDAYVLATLEAIVADSSAFTATADVRTTLYNMFLKVWGSVSLNNHTDQIEFSKDEEGARRSLEAISLRPRIAFLLSSLEGFETEEVARALDCTPAEATALIDTAGKEIATQIRTDVLIIEDEPFIALDLQTLVEELGHKVVNVARTHREAVEAVKDIRPGLILADIQLADGSSGLEAVNQILASFSVPVIFITAYPERFLTGTPPEPAFLITKPFGVDSLKAVISQALFFDRKSHRKDEPEARDALV
- a CDS encoding 50S ribosomal protein L25/general stress protein Ctc, which encodes MAETKMLAAAVRDGIGKGAARSVRREGRIPGVIYGGGDAAEPIALDYREVNKLIYAGHFLTTIFEIDVDGKKQRVIPRDYQLDPIKDQPLHVDFLRLKPGASLRVHVPLHYINQETCPGIKKGGTLNIVRHDLDMRVPADNIPDAIIADLATLDVAESMRISSIPLPEGCKLMSAERDFTIATIVPPVVVAEDPAAAAAAAAKAKGGKGGKAPPKAAAAPAAAAKPAAKKK
- a CDS encoding methyl-accepting chemotaxis protein gives rise to the protein MSFSDTSSFARGSDSLEVRSPLWKRLAAIGSGTVFLACAAIGTLSWVMQSNMVDHAIETELTRAGSSVFDALGAQNRTAASVAATIAGEPGIAELVAAGAREDLIQRYINALPILKNDANLQLVTFAKAPGVVVARIQTPNDFGDDLTQRRRMIVEALRQGKTMVGIEPARSGALSTFATVPLITAKGVVGTVDVGTQLTDAYFERVKKTNNVDLAIQIDADGQFHTQNATFAAKTYLTPEEARSAIDGHEIQKIVNEGGRSLAVTALPLPDFSGRKIGLLELVDDVSAIVGRGRTTLLVTIVGSALIAALSLVLFVIFAISLSRPIRNLTLTMRRLASGDLQSPIEGQGRPDEIGAMAAAVQVFKDNAVALEQATADRERMETASDTDRRRNEAERQSLARQQEEVVQALAASLERLSEGDLTSNIDAAFAPEYEKLKDDFNRAVSRLRQTMKVIAETTQGIRSGTGEIAQASDDLSRRTEQQAASLEETAAALDEITATVRKSAEGASHARQVVGAADEDAKKSAVVVREAVQAMEGIAKSAQQISQIIGVIDEIAFQTNLLALNAGVEAARAGDAGRGFAVVASEVRALAQRSAEAAKEIKSLISTSTTQVDHGVKLVAETGKALERIMTQVNDINAVVAEIATGAREQATGLAEVNTAINQMDQVTQQNAAMVEQSTAASHSLSQETEQLSSLIGQFRVDSGQGAEAMRRELQKVAPHAFRQPVPRGTRAAPKAAVNAAAGGWEEF
- a CDS encoding ParB/RepB/Spo0J family partition protein yields the protein MADETRPRLGRGLAALIGESGEEAGAVQRARGQKKIPIEFLRPNPRNPRHQFDEGELQELADSIAVKGIIQPILARTVPGVADAYEIIAGERRWRAAQRAGLHEVPILTIEADDKQALEIAIIENVQRADLNALDEALGYERLGSEFNYSQGDLAKVIGKSRSHVANMLRLLKLPEKTKAFLAEGKLSAGHARALLAIADPDALAEKISSQGLSVRDVERIGQKEAQHAEPARGEKPAAKEKDADTRALEKSLSDDLGLFVAISHKGEKGEVRIRFNSLDQLEALCAKLKAGG
- a CDS encoding DUF883 family protein yields the protein MTKPIEEATQDFTADLAALRDDITKLTQSVTDLVRSQATSTADSMLGAIDSTRRKISDTAADAQDRVGAISSDLESTIERNPLTAIFVAIGAGILIGLLSRSRK
- a CDS encoding NepR family anti-sigma factor; the protein is MEEKTKASKGASVAKAGTVSGQSSALKTKPHWDQQVEAAAVCQDNSPNGDPLSRIPASVRAKKPAEKQAIGEQIGRQLRSVYNDVLAQPVPDRFLDLLRELEKDPK
- the ychF gene encoding redox-regulated ATPase YchF, with the protein product MGFKCGIVGLPNVGKSTLFNALTQTAAAQAANYPFCTIEPNVGDVAVPDSRLETLAEIAHSKEIIPTRLTFVDIAGLVRGASKGEGLGNQFLANIRECDAIAHVVRCFEDSDITHVEGKIAPINDIETIETELMLSDLESLEKRASALEKKAKGADKEAKELLDLMMRCLVLLREGKPARLAEVKPEEMKTFKGLGLLSSKPVLYVCNVEESAADKGNNFSAEVLKRAAEEGAVAVIVSAKIESEIAVLPPDEQKEYLEAVGLEEPGLNRVIRAGYQLLGLITYFTVGPKEARAWTIPQGTKGPQAAGVIHTDFEKGFIRAETIGCDDYIAFKGESGAREAGKFRLEGKDYVVEDGDVMHFRFAN
- a CDS encoding general stress protein, with product MDTVKKVRSSRGFASMDPEKQRAIARKGGESVPHEKRSFSQNPELAAQAGRKGGQSVSPTKRSFSQNHTLASEAGRKGGHASHGVARKAVEEA
- a CDS encoding class I SAM-dependent methyltransferase encodes the protein MEPETASLNAAQIELWNGRGGEIWTRLQARLDRLFEPLTAILLSAAAAKPGESILDIGCGCGDLTLRVAKACGAQSYIRGIDISAPMLERAKAREAEWRAAEPGMGRIEWSLSDAMLHRFEPRADLVMSRFGVMFFADPVVAFTNIRRALKPGGRLAILCWAALDDNPWIKVPLAAVHQLIDPPPPLPDGAPGPFAFADTQRVQAILGEAGFANAAARSVEVPLRLGQASAYAGDRAQSALEDALCLALESGPVAALLRNADETTRLKVREKLAAALQLSYDETRGEIVLAARCRLYEATAAG